The following proteins come from a genomic window of Ornithinimicrobium cryptoxanthini:
- a CDS encoding PLP-dependent aminotransferase family protein, giving the protein MAARASHMIGSPIDSSTSLLAAQTHDIVRFAMGSPAAEAIPTEVLTEIAATELKGADAFDYAATEGDPSIREALLRALEGTSDETSADRLTITAGGMQGLDLACKLFVDPGDLVVVESPTYTNGSGTALSYQAELLEVPVDTDGMDVEFLAQEVERTGRAPKAIYTVPTFQNPSGTTMSLERRRRLLELALRWGSVVIDDDPYGLLRFAGTDVPTLHELAEGDPLVFSVRTFSKIIAPGLRVGWVDADPSLQPLLIAAKQAMDTCTNLPAQRLVAGFLREGHLADHLVTQRAEYQRRKVAMQESLSEHFADLAHWTDPEGGFFLWVSFDQPVDTEALFEVALAEGVAYIPGNAFSPAKRFPHDLRLCFASTAPDRIREGVARLRAAVDRLRESTA; this is encoded by the coding sequence ATGGCAGCCCGTGCCAGCCACATGATCGGCAGCCCGATCGACTCCAGCACCTCCCTGCTGGCCGCGCAGACCCACGACATCGTGCGCTTCGCCATGGGCAGTCCGGCGGCCGAGGCGATCCCCACCGAGGTGCTCACCGAGATCGCGGCGACCGAGCTCAAGGGTGCCGACGCCTTCGACTATGCGGCGACCGAGGGTGACCCGAGCATCCGCGAGGCGCTCCTGCGCGCGCTGGAGGGCACCAGCGACGAGACGAGCGCCGACCGGCTGACCATCACCGCCGGCGGGATGCAGGGGCTTGATCTGGCCTGCAAGCTCTTCGTCGACCCCGGTGACCTCGTCGTGGTCGAGTCCCCGACCTACACCAACGGCAGCGGCACCGCGCTGTCCTACCAGGCCGAGCTGCTCGAGGTGCCGGTCGACACGGACGGCATGGACGTGGAGTTCCTGGCGCAGGAGGTCGAGCGCACCGGTCGGGCGCCCAAGGCGATCTACACCGTCCCGACCTTCCAGAACCCCTCGGGCACCACGATGAGCCTGGAGCGCCGGCGCCGCCTGCTCGAGCTGGCCCTGAGGTGGGGCAGCGTGGTCATCGACGACGACCCCTACGGACTGCTGCGCTTTGCCGGGACCGACGTGCCGACCCTGCACGAGCTCGCGGAGGGTGACCCGCTGGTCTTCTCGGTCCGCACGTTCAGCAAGATCATCGCGCCCGGGCTGCGCGTGGGCTGGGTCGACGCCGATCCCAGCCTCCAGCCGCTGCTCATCGCCGCCAAGCAGGCGATGGACACCTGCACCAACCTGCCCGCCCAGCGTCTGGTGGCCGGGTTCCTGCGCGAGGGGCACCTGGCGGACCACCTCGTCACCCAGCGGGCTGAGTACCAGCGCCGCAAGGTCGCGATGCAGGAGTCGCTCAGCGAGCACTTCGCCGACCTGGCGCACTGGACCGACCCCGAGGGCGGCTTCTTCCTCTGGGTCAGCTTCGACCAGCCGGTCGACACCGAGGCGCTCTTCGAGGTGGCCCTGGCGGAGGGCGTGGCCTACATCCCCGGCAACGCCTTCTCCCCCGCCAAGCGCTTCCCCCACGACCTGCGGCTCTGCTTCGCGTCGACGGCACCGGACCGGATCCGCGAAGGGGTGGCCCGGCTGCGCGCCGCCGTCGACCGGTTGCGGGAGAGCACCGCGTGA
- a CDS encoding M24 family metallopeptidase, translating to MTTISPALPYPGASDQATPEETDPQGVFSLTEYADRLARVQELMHERGMASLVVVDPANLFYLTGYNAWSFYMPQAIIVPAAGPAHLFARAMDAQGAHHTCCLGPEQIHGYPEHYVHRPDIHPWDWITERALEIGVLEDGAEVVIGVETDAHFFSPRGFLALHGRIRQASLIDSHELVNWVRVIKSPQEQTKLLLAGRIATAAMTIGLEGVLAGAPQYEVVSEIQRAQAFGTPGVGGDYPAIVPMLPTGASAGTPHLTWSQQSLRSGEATTIELAGVHDRYHAPLARTVSLGEPTPRLRDCSEAVAEGLTAALDIFTPGTTGREVHAAFIACIERRGFFKESRIGYSIGIGYPPDWGERTVSLRAEEETPLAAGMAFHIILGMWQDNWGYETSESVLLTPTGHALLTDVPQGLLVKP from the coding sequence GTGACCACGATCTCGCCCGCCCTGCCCTACCCCGGCGCGTCTGACCAGGCCACTCCCGAGGAGACCGACCCACAGGGTGTGTTCTCTCTGACGGAGTATGCCGACCGGCTGGCCCGCGTCCAGGAGCTGATGCACGAGCGCGGCATGGCCAGCCTGGTCGTGGTCGACCCGGCCAACCTCTTCTATCTGACCGGCTACAACGCGTGGTCGTTCTATATGCCGCAGGCGATCATCGTGCCTGCGGCAGGTCCGGCGCACCTGTTTGCCCGCGCGATGGACGCCCAGGGCGCACACCACACGTGCTGTCTGGGCCCGGAGCAGATCCACGGCTATCCCGAGCACTACGTGCACCGACCCGATATCCACCCGTGGGACTGGATCACCGAGCGGGCGCTCGAGATCGGCGTGCTCGAGGACGGGGCCGAGGTGGTCATCGGCGTCGAGACCGACGCGCACTTCTTCTCGCCGCGCGGGTTCCTGGCGCTGCACGGCCGGATCCGGCAGGCCTCGCTCATCGACAGCCACGAGCTGGTGAACTGGGTGCGGGTGATCAAGAGCCCGCAGGAGCAGACGAAGCTGCTGCTGGCCGGTCGGATCGCCACGGCCGCCATGACGATCGGCCTCGAGGGCGTGCTGGCCGGGGCACCGCAGTATGAGGTGGTCTCCGAGATCCAGCGCGCCCAGGCCTTCGGCACACCAGGGGTCGGGGGCGACTACCCCGCCATCGTGCCGATGCTGCCGACCGGCGCGTCGGCCGGGACGCCTCACCTGACCTGGAGCCAGCAGTCGCTGCGCTCCGGCGAGGCCACGACCATCGAGCTGGCCGGCGTCCACGACCGCTATCACGCCCCGCTGGCACGCACCGTCAGCCTGGGCGAGCCGACGCCACGGCTGCGGGACTGCTCCGAGGCTGTCGCCGAGGGACTGACTGCCGCGCTGGACATCTTCACCCCCGGCACGACCGGGCGCGAGGTGCACGCCGCGTTCATCGCCTGCATCGAGCGGCGGGGGTTCTTCAAGGAGTCACGGATCGGCTACTCGATCGGCATCGGCTATCCCCCGGACTGGGGCGAGCGCACCGTCAGCCTGCGCGCGGAGGAGGAGACCCCGCTGGCCGCGGGCATGGCCTTCCACATCATCCTGGGCATGTGGCAGGACAACTGGGGTTACGAGACCTCCGAGTCGGTGTTGCTGACCCCGACCGGGCACGCGCTGCTCACCGACGTCCCCCAGGGGCTGCTGGTGAAACCCTGA
- a CDS encoding maleate cis-trans isomerase family protein, with amino-acid sequence MTRDHDGIHLVPGGPELPDALALDAPPAPAAPPLSQHPTAALIGRLGIGIVAPYDFALDRELWRWVPDHVTLHLTRTPYEDLPVSLEQARLIGVPSMVADRAHDLVEIQPDAIVYACTAGSFVRGQLGQAEIVEALLGTGIPAAVTTSGALLAALEALDIHSLSVATPYDDEIGDALRHFLDSAGVQVNGSHNLGLHRQIWTVPYGVTADLVRRCVRPGDEAVFVSCTNLPTYDVIAPLEAELGIPVLTANQVTMWAALRALATSAVGPDQRLITEGVS; translated from the coding sequence GTGACCCGTGACCACGATGGCATCCACCTGGTGCCCGGGGGCCCCGAGCTGCCCGATGCCCTCGCCCTGGACGCTCCCCCAGCGCCCGCTGCTCCACCCCTGTCCCAGCACCCCACCGCCGCGCTGATCGGCCGCTTGGGCATCGGCATCGTCGCCCCTTATGACTTCGCGCTGGACCGAGAGCTCTGGCGGTGGGTGCCCGACCACGTCACCCTGCACCTGACCCGCACGCCCTATGAGGACCTGCCGGTCAGCCTGGAGCAGGCCCGTCTCATCGGGGTGCCCTCGATGGTCGCCGACCGCGCCCACGACCTGGTCGAGATCCAGCCCGACGCCATCGTCTATGCCTGCACCGCAGGCAGTTTCGTGCGCGGACAGCTGGGTCAGGCCGAGATCGTCGAGGCGCTGCTGGGCACCGGCATCCCGGCAGCGGTCACGACCAGCGGTGCCCTCCTGGCCGCGCTGGAGGCGCTGGACATCCACTCCCTGTCGGTCGCCACGCCATACGACGACGAGATCGGCGACGCCCTGCGGCACTTCCTCGACTCCGCCGGGGTGCAGGTCAACGGCAGCCACAACCTGGGCCTGCACCGGCAGATCTGGACGGTGCCCTACGGGGTGACCGCCGACCTGGTCCGCCGGTGCGTCCGGCCCGGGGACGAGGCGGTCTTCGTCTCCTGCACCAACCTGCCGACGTATGACGTGATCGCACCGTTGGAGGCCGAGCTCGGCATCCCGGTGCTCACCGCAAACCAGGTCACCATGTGGGCGGCGCTGCGCGCGCTCGCCACCTCGGCGGTCGGCCCGGACCAGCGCCTTATCACCGAAGGAGTGTCGTGA
- a CDS encoding D-2-hydroxyacid dehydrogenase, translated as MTQPPVRDADLPVLAVLGRHADDLPPHLEPLEDRVQIRVADEAGLAEAVQGARALFLWDFFSSSLEQVWEHCEDLEWVHVAAAGVDKLLFPALRDSPVVVTNARGTFDRPIAEFVLGAVLARAKRLHESAELQRQHIWEHRETASVQGATALVVGTGAIAREIARLLRAVGMQVRGAGRREREHDPDLGTVVSSAHLPEHVGWADHVINATPLTEQTRGLFDASVFDAMAPGAHFVNIGRGESVVEADLVAALEGRHLGGASLDVFVTEPLPPQSPLWDCPGLVISAHLSGDVVGWRDALARQFVDNALRWLDGADLHNVVDKELGYVRSAG; from the coding sequence GTGACTCAGCCGCCCGTGCGGGACGCGGATCTGCCCGTCCTGGCCGTCCTCGGACGCCATGCGGACGACCTCCCCCCGCACCTCGAGCCGCTAGAGGACCGGGTCCAGATCAGGGTCGCCGACGAGGCGGGTCTGGCGGAGGCGGTCCAGGGCGCGCGCGCCCTGTTCTTGTGGGACTTCTTCTCCTCGAGCCTGGAGCAGGTCTGGGAGCACTGCGAGGACCTGGAGTGGGTCCATGTGGCCGCGGCCGGCGTGGACAAGCTGCTCTTCCCGGCGCTGCGTGACTCCCCGGTCGTGGTCACCAACGCTCGTGGCACCTTCGACCGGCCGATCGCCGAGTTCGTCCTGGGTGCGGTGCTGGCCCGGGCCAAGCGGCTGCACGAGAGCGCCGAGCTGCAGCGCCAGCACATCTGGGAGCACCGTGAGACGGCCTCGGTCCAGGGGGCGACCGCGCTGGTGGTGGGCACGGGAGCCATCGCCCGGGAGATCGCGCGGCTGCTGCGCGCGGTCGGCATGCAGGTGCGCGGCGCAGGGCGCCGAGAGCGGGAGCACGACCCGGACCTGGGGACCGTGGTGTCCAGCGCGCACCTGCCCGAGCATGTCGGGTGGGCCGACCACGTCATCAACGCCACCCCCCTGACTGAGCAGACCCGCGGCCTGTTCGACGCCTCGGTCTTCGATGCCATGGCACCGGGCGCGCACTTCGTCAACATCGGCCGCGGCGAGAGCGTGGTGGAGGCGGACCTGGTCGCTGCGCTCGAGGGCCGGCACCTGGGGGGAGCCAGCCTCGACGTCTTCGTGACCGAGCCGCTGCCGCCGCAGTCGCCGCTGTGGGACTGTCCGGGTCTGGTGATCTCGGCGCACCTGTCCGGTGACGTCGTCGGCTGGCGGGACGCCCTGGCCCGTCAGTTCGTGG